The Oncorhynchus gorbuscha isolate QuinsamMale2020 ecotype Even-year linkage group LG04, OgorEven_v1.0, whole genome shotgun sequence genome includes the window gtaatccatggcttctggttttgGGTGTGTACGTACAGTCGCTGTGGTGATgacatcctcgatgcacttattgataaagccagtgactgatgtggtgtactcctcaatgccatcggaagaatcctggaacatattccagtctgtgctagcaaaacagtcccgtAGTTTAGCGTCTGCTTCATCTGACAACTTTTTATTGAtttagtcactggtgcttcctgctttaatttttgcttgtaagcaggaatctggaggatagaattatggtcagattagACAAACGGAGGGCGAGGGAGAACTTTGTACTAGTCTGTGTGTGGACTAAAGGTGgtatagaacccccccccccccctctggttggacatttaacatgctgatagaaatggaagtttccctgcattacagtccccagccactaggagcgctgcttcttgatgagtgttttcctgtttgcttattgcTGTTCTGTCTTGTCAatagtgtataacccgccagctgtatgttcttaatgtcgtcgttcagccacgactcggtgaaacacaagatattacagttcttaatgtcccgttggtaggataaatgtgctttcagttcatcccatttatttcccagcgattgaacgttagctagcaggacggaaggtgagggcagattagccactcgtcaccTGATCTTTACAAAGCACCCTGATCTCTTTCCGCGaaacctctttctttctccagtGTATAACAGGGATCTGGCCCTGGTCGAGTGTCTGTATTATATCTCTCccgtccgactcattgaagaagaacttcgtccagtttgaggtgaTCGATCTCAATTCTGATgcccagaagctcttttcggtcataaaagacggtagcagcaacattatgtacaaaacaagtaacGAACAACACGAAAGAACAAACAAAATTGCATGGTTGGTTAAGAACCGGCTCCATCACAGATGGATATTATCTTGTAATTACTGTTTTAGGTGCAACGtttatggtcatgttgcagcagtgtgtaggagggagattccaagatgtgggaagtgtgcaggagggcatgggaCAGAGGATTGTGTAGTTTCGGTGGATAAAGTAGTCAATCGTAGGGGTGCTCATGTTGCTGGGGACCGGAAGTGTCCGGTGCGAAAAGAAGCAGGTTGAAGTGACCAGTCAGAGTATTGCAGGATGGGTAAGGAATCCTGAGAGTGTCCCAGTGAGTAGTAGATGTGTGCCACAGAGGCAAAGGACAAGGAGTGAGTTATGATTCAGTAAGGTTGGCTTATTAGTGTTCATAGCATTGGTTAtgggagttcctcccattcttctctgtagagatcctctcaagctctgtcaggttggacagggtgcatcgctgcacagctattttcaggactctTCAGAGATTCAGTTCCAgactctggctgagccactcaaggacattcagagacttgtccccaaaCGACtccttgcattgtcttggctttgtgcttagggttgttgtcctgttagaaggggaaccttcgccccagtctgaggtcctaacctgctccagagcgcttttcatcaaggatctctctgtactttcctatgttaatctttccctcaatcctgactagtctcccaatctctagcgctgaaaaacatccccacagcatgatgctgccaccattagggctgttgcggtgaccgaaTTACCGCCACACAGGCGGCcaatgaaggcagtcaaattccacatgacagtttagtcacggtaattaggctccTCCAAGCACTGATgctgggtgacaatattagcctatcacttgtgaatgatattttatcacttgtgaatgatgcccagcataagaaacaatgccttttttttTTGCGACACTTtctaatcatagtcgcacacctcatgtaacCTAGCCCgttggcctatatgttttgataaggtttgtatcacaactgaagtggccaaataacttcttaaaattaagcacattaatctgctttacaacgggtgtagagcctaactggcatacataaagCAGCGTGTGAGTTTTatgtttggggaagataattttcaccataaaaatggaCCTTTATAATAAAAGTATTACATGAATAATAGCCAAATAGTTTAGCCACATTGTGTAAAAAAGTTTTTTTGATGCTAGTTGTATACATTTGGGATCTatcacatcccacaactgtcccagactatgtttggaatatttatttctcgtaTAGAGTAGAATAGGgcgacttttgtactatgggggatagtagattgacataggctagtggtTTTGCTGTTCGTTaagcctactcatcttgttggctgatgaaaagtaaatgtggacatttcttccaatatcttcaatatgcacctcagcAGCGGGATAAGGACGTAGACACATGGGGGACACAACTGTACATCTTCACTTGTAGCccgtgagaaagacccgatcacgtaatggagagccatgtgagtgagaggtgattCAGAGCACTccgcactcagggagaagggcacaacggccactgGCCACAAAgggcatggatttttttagggtgaattacggccacacaaagggggCGCCGCCGTAAGATTCTAGGCATtttcaagtgcttgtcaaattgtgaatgagtgacTGGTGTAGTGTGTAAAGCCTgcgcaaaaaaacaaagcagaggtCATGCCTTTTCAAGTAACTTTTCATCAtatagtcgcatcatgcagcttTACAATGTATTATAAAttaaaacatatagcccaatgtttgtagaacaactaaagttaaattaataactctaaattaagcatttaggagtacctatttctttgttaaccgctcaacacagaatagccgtaTGTGCGCAGTCCCTCAAATAATTTGTTGAAAATATTtattttgttcaattgtattcttcatactattaaatcatataaaataatgccagggaattctaagcaaatcttgtctgctaaattaactagtaTAGCGCATAgccacatcaggacctaacataagaaCAACTCTCAAGGTCTGATATTTtgatcttctgaaatagactacattttctacatatcatgtttctttagacctgtctaaaataaataatggattcattgggaaggtgtaggctatattacggtacatagatttattagactttttaaaatgtagatgttccaaaagtCATCAGTGGCTTGtcggaagccaggagatgctaaatatgTTTCTGAATTACCGTGAGACTGACAGTTATTTGCTTTACAATCACCAGCTGACAATTTTGTGACTGCCCTAGCCACCACATGCTTCAatatagggatggtgccaggtttcctccagacgtgacacttggcattcaggccaaatagttaaatcttggtttcatcagacaagagaatcttgtttctcatggtctgatagtcctttaggtgcctttaggcaaacttcaagcaggctgtcgtgtgccttttcactgaggagtggcttccgtctggccactctaccataaaggcctgattgatggagtgctgcagagatggttgtctctagctctgtcagtggccatcgggttcttggtacctccctgaccaaggcccttttccccctatagctcagtttggccgggaggtCAGCTCTAGCAAGAGTCCTGGTGGCTccacacttcttccatttaagaatgatggaggcactgttcttggggaccttcagtgctgcagaaattTGTGCCTCGACTCCATCCTGTCTCAGAGTTGTACagaaaattccttcgacctcatgacttgttttttgtgttttttttatagctctgacatgcactgtcaactgtgggaccttatatcgaCAGGTGTGTGCGCCttaccaaatcatgtccaattaattacattcaccacaggtggactccaatcaagttgtagaaacatctcaaggatgatcaatggaaacaggattcccctgagctcaattttgagtctcttaactaaggttctgaatacttagtTCCAGACTTGgaattctgaatgcactgtatctccctggcatattaaaTAATTTATGCAGAAGCGTACAATACATTTTTGAACTCAACTTATTGTGCTGtgttcacttgaacaggaaggtggtgtcaTCAAAGTCTAGTATTCTCTGGATTTGTGGTGCTTTCATGACAACTGAGAACTATGAAAAAgaaaaggttgaatcatgacatcagtaatgttcaggtcagagctctagaaagaggcaagcaatactgaagcatgcatgagagcaccagctgttctggacaactgtgtgataacgctctcggtggccgacgtgagcaagacctttaaacaggtcaacattcacaaagccatggggccagacggattaccaagacggtccacgcatgctttgagtacacaactggcaagtgtcgtcgctgacattttcaacctctccctgacccagtctgtaatacctacatgtttcaagcagaccaccatagtccctataCCCAAGGAAGCgacggtaacctgcctaaattattaccgcCCTGTAGCTctcacgttggtagccatgaagtgccttaaaatgctggtcatggctcacatcaacaggatcatcccggataccctagacccactccaattcgcttaccgccccaacagatctacagatgacgTAATCActctccacactgtcctttcccacctggacaaaaggagcacgtatatgagaatgctgttcattgacggaagctcagagttcaacaccatagttcccacaaagctcatcactaagctaaggaccctgggactaaacacctctctctgcaactggatcctggacttcctgacggacccaggtggtaagggtaagcaacaacacgtctgccacgctgatcctcaacacggggggccctcaggggtgtgtgctcagtcccctcctgtactccctgttcacccatgactgcgtcgCCAAACACAACTCTAACACCATTAAGTtggctgacaacacaacagtggtaagcctgattaccgacaacaatgagacagcctatagggaggggtcagagacctggcagtgtgatgccaggacaacaacctctccctcaatgtgagcaagacaaaggagctgatcatggaatacaggaaaaggtgggccgaacaggcctccattaacatcggcggggctgtagtggagcgggtcgagagtttatgcaccctttcagtttgtttatcaactcatagaagtagtagtagaagaaAATAATAAAATTGACTGCTTCAAAATGGACAAGCCAGTGCTCTGAGGCCATAATGGGACCGATACAAAGCAGAggcctctgtctttctctatggtTGGGGTATAGCCTCTTTATTTGGGGCAGACACTGATGTTTTCTATCATCTCTAGTTGAAGTGTTGTGTCAAGGTGCGTCTTGTGTCGCCAGATGTCTTGGAGACAGATATTCCACACCAGCTGCGTGGTGCTTCTGGTACAGCTGCTCTGTCTGGAGGCAGTGCCCATCAGTCTGGACAAGACCAAGGTGAACCAGCTGGAGGACAAAGCCTCAGAGCCATCACCAAGTGTGGTAAGAGTTGGTGAAGGATCACGTACCAAGCAAGCACAGTGGAGAAACATGGCAGGCAGAGCAGCCCTAACAGCAATGAAAAAAGCAGTCATTTGTGTTTCCTGTATGAGCTCACACCAGTTATACCAGCTAGCAAATATTTTCTCTTACATAATTTATTGAATTGTAAAGTATACAGACTGAACTGAAGGTCTATTGAATGATGCATGAGCTAGTATGCATGTTAtgcatactactactacttactacattatttaatgtaacaGGACACTGGACTCCACTATGACCGTTATCTCAGGGAAGTCATTGATTTTCTGGAAAAAGACCAGCATTTCAGAGAGAAGCTCCATAACACAGATATGGAGGACATCAAGGTATTCTAACTGTGTCCTGCTCATTCTTGTTGTTCTTACTCTCTCCTTGAGTCATTAGTCATGAAAAATGCAAAACAGCAGCAGTATGATAATCATTACATCACGTTTCCTACAGATGGGGAAGCTGGCCAAAGAGCTGGACTTTGTCGGCCACCATGTAAGGACACTACTGGACGAGCTAAAAAGGCAGGAGGTTAGCCGGCTACGGACACTGATCAAAGCCAAGCAAGACATCGAAGGAGGGAACGGTATGCTGCCCAGTGAAAAGACCATTAATATGCCTTAAGTGCTGTACTGTTACCATCTAGAAACACTAGGGTCTGTGGGCAAGTGACCAAGAAGTACATTTTTGAGGGAAATGTCTCAGGAGGATGTGGTTACTGTAGTGTCTGTGTTGAGTCACCTACTTACTTGTGAAACATGCTTCTGAAAATCTCTGCTTTGAATCACACTAGTAACCGCACACTATTACAGACAACAGTAACGTCTCACTTCAACCTCTAATAGGAAGGATTACAGGCTAGTTTAGATGCACACGGGGTGAGCTTTGGCACTGGATAACTATTACAGTGCCAATGTCAGGTCATCAAATGTCATATTTGTGTAATGACTCTGTTAAACCTCACTAACAGATATGGCAGTAGACCACCAAGCTCTGCTGAAACAGTTTGAGTACCTGAACCACATGAATCCTCACACCTTTGAAGTGGAGGATCTGGACAGACTCATCAAATCAGTAAGTATAATGCAGAATGCATGGTACATGCATACAGTAGCTTACTAAAGTCCTTCATTTGACCACAAGGCCACAAACGATCTGGAGAACTATGACAAGGAGCGCCATGAGGAGTTCAAGAAGTACGAGATGACGAAAGACCATGAGCGAAGGGAACACCTCAAGACTCTAGacgatggagggaggaagagggaggaagaacaTTACAAGGAGATGAAGAAGAAACATGCAGACCATCCCAAAGTCAACCATCCAGTAAGTCCAACTGCACTTGGATGATATGTTATCTGTGTGTTTCAGAGCTCAATCTGTTTGTGCACACATATGGTCTAGCCAGTCTCTAGACCATGGATGGGCAAGTTTGATGTGGTGGGGTGCCACAataaatctgaactcatcatgagtgGTTCGAGAGTCTGTATCTAAAAAATGTTTAGCTGACATGGTTTAATTGAGTGACTAACATAAcgagaaactgctgatgcacaaccacatttcaaaatgggatcttgtgttttctactattctaactcccAGCAGTTAGTTGAGATCCCAAATGAGTTCCTAAACAATATACACTGACTGTAGAAAACATTAatgacacctgctctttccatgacatagttttcacccggtcagtctatgatcccttatttatgtcacttgttaaatccacttcagtgtagatgaaggaaaggagacgggtgaaagaaggatttttaagccttgagacaattgatacatggattgtgtgtgtgccattcagagggtgaatcggCAAGACAAAAGGTTTAAGTACCTTTTGAACAAGGTATGGCAGTAGATACctggcgcaccggtttgagtgtgtcaagaactgcaacgctgctgggtttttcacactcaagagtttcctgtgtgtatcatgaatggtccaccatccaaaggacatccagccaacttgacacaagtgtgggaagcattggagtcaacatggtccagcatctctgtggaatgctttcgacaccttgtagtccatgccctgacaaattgttTGCTGTTCTAAGGGCAAAAGAGGGTAGaactccatattaggaaggtgttcctaatgttttgtacactcatgctaatgttttgtacactatgCTGTATATGTTTGTTTATGGAAATTGATCTGCGAGCCTACAAAAGGGTTCAAACGCAAAATTCAAGTTGCCTATTTCTGCTCTAAACTTGCCCCATAATGATTTAGCTCAAGTTAGCCATTCATATCTAACAGGGGATgaactttttttttttgctgtgcAGGGCAGCCAGAATCAGTTCAAAGAGGTGTGGGAGGAAGCAGATGGTCTTGACCCTGAAGATTTTGACCCCAAGACCTTTTTCAAGCTGCATGGTAAGTTCTCATCAATAGACATCATAGGTTGGGGCAGGGACATCCATCTCAGAGTTCCTCAACATTCTTGCGTTTGAATTTTCAGATTCCAATGGAGATGGCTTCTTCGATGAGCAGGAATTGGAGGCATTGTTTACCAAGGAGGTAAAGATTTGTCCTCTTTTTGAATGTTTCACCTGCAATGATTATGAAACGTGTGCATGTATAGATAACGTTTTTTTCTGTGGGCTCAGCTGGAGAAGATCTATGATCCTACCAATGAAGAAGACGATatggtggagatggaggaggagcgcCTGCGTATGAGCGAGCACGTCATGAACGAGGTATACTGTTGTCCCGGCCGTGAACCTTGcatactacactgctcaaaaaaataaagggaacacttaaacaacacaatgtgtcCAACTGTCCActtcaaactgtccacttaggaagcaacactgattgacaataaatttcacatgctgttgtgcaaatagaatagacaacaggtggaaattataggcaattagcaagacacccccaataaaggagtggttctgcaggtggtgaccacagaccttctcagttcctatgcttcctggctgatgatttggtcacttttgaatgctggcggtgctttcactctagtagtaacatgagacggagtctacaacccacacaagtggctcaggtagtgcagctcatccaggatggaacatcaatgcgagctgtggcaagaaggtttgctgtgtctgtcagcgtagtgtccagagcatggaggcgctaccaggagacaggccagtacatcaggagacgtggaggaggccataggagggcaacaacccagcagaaggaccgctacctccgcctttgtgcaaggaggagcactgccagagccctgcaaaatgacctccagcaggccacaaatgtgcatgtgtctgctcaaatggtcagaaacggactccatgagggtggtaatgaggtcccgacgtccacaggtgggggttgtgctaacagcccaacaccgtgcaggatgtttggcatttgccagagaacaccaagatgggCAAATGttccactggcgccctgtgctcttcacagatgaaagcaggttcacactgagcacatgtgacagagtctggagacaccgtggagaacgttctgctgcctgcaacatcctccagcatgaccggtttggcggtgggtcagtcatggtgtggggtggcatttctttggggggctgcacagccctccatgtgctcgccagaggtagcctgactgccattaggtaccgagatgagatcctcagaccccttgtgagaccatatgctggtgcggttggccctgggttcctcctaatgcaagacaatgctagacttcatgtggctggagtgtgtcagcagttcctgcaagaggaaggcattgacgctatggactggcccgcccgttccccagacctgaatccaattgagcacatctgggacctcaTGTCttactccatccaccaacgccacgttgcaccacagactgtccaggagttggcggatgctttagtccaggtctgggaggagatccctcaggagaccatccgccacctcatcaggagcatgacCAGgctttgtagggaggtcatacaggcacgtggaggccacacacactactgagcctcattttgacttgttttaaggacattacatcaaagttggatcagcctgtagtttggttttccactttaattttgagtgtgactccaaatccagacctccatgggttgataaatttgatttccattgataatttttgtgtgattttggtgtcagcacattcaactatgtaaagaaaagtatttaataagaatatttcattaattcagatctaggatgtgttattttagtgttcccttttaatttttggagcagtgtatattccCATCGATTGCTAGCACTGAAAGTTAGATTGGTGACTGATCTCACTGTTTACAGGTGGACACCAACAAAGACAGACTGGTCTCCTTAGAAGAGTTCCTGATTGCCACAAAGAAAAAGGAATTCCTGGAACCAGATAGTTGGGAGGTGTGGTAGCCATATCTATTTAACTCTCATTCATACAGGCCTACTTTTAATATTTCAACATTATAACTCATTATTATAAAATGGCAAGAGTAACAAAAACCATACCATATCTATAAACACTCCTACATTCAACCACACTGTAATTGTTGCTTTTCATACCAATAAAGAGAGGTAGAATGAACCTCCTTTGTTAGACCTTAGAGCAGAACCAGGCCTACAcagatgaggagatgagggagtTTGAGGAGCACCTGACCCAGCAGGAAGAGGACCTCAAACAGAAAGCATCAGACCTCCAGAAACAGAGGGATGAGTTGGAGAGGCAACAGGAACAGCTCAACTCACAGAAAGTAGAGCTTCAGCAGGTACAGAGTGGGCAGTGGTAGAACAGACACAACCAATAGGTTCTCTATTACTGTAATGCACTTATTTTGTGTGGTATTGTTATTTTTGACATGAGCTGACATGCTTACCTATAACCATTCATCTGCGTAtctctgtttgtctgtggtgTTTCAGGCAGTAGAACACATGGAACAGATGAAAACCCAGAAAGTTGAGCCCCCTCCAGAGGTTCATGGTGAGTGATACTTTACCCCAATTCCATTTTCTTGTGTATTTTTCAGAATGTAGAGGTGACTATGGCAAATGGATCTTAAGATGAGAACAATTCTATTGGGGAGAAAATAAACTAAATTTTAAAAAGATGTAAAAAATGAACTGTATTCAAAACTACTCCCTTTTTCAGTAGAAGGGAATGCTATCCCAGAGCCACGAGGAGAGTACCATCCTTTGCCCCCGGGCCACCAAGATATGTTCCAAAACCACCCAGGTATGAAGCAAGACAACCACTTCCAGAACCAAATACCCCACAACACCCAGGATTTGTCCCAACCACGACTCCAGGATCTGCCCCCAGGCCATCAGGCAGTGCCATAGGGCCAACATGACTTACCATGTCATGTTGCCATAGGCCCCCATCAGAACCAGCCCACTCAACCCCAGCTGTCAGATGAAACTATAAACACCTCTGGCTCCATGGCCCCCCACCCACAGACCTTTGCACACTGGACTGGAGGTATATAAGTACTGTGGAGGTCCCTCCATATGggcatgttttttattttattttttatttcacctttatttaaccaggtaggctagttgagaacaagttctaatttacaactgcgacctggccaagataaagcatagcagtgtgagtgGACAACACAGTtaaacatggagtaaacaattaacaatgtGTGGCCCGTTATCCTGAAAGAGTTAACTGAAAACCAGCTGGAGAACACAGGTGTTTACAGTATCTCTGTCCACTTGTGGATATCAATTTGAGCCTCCAAGGCCTGGAAATGTTTTATACGCTTGCAGTCAGGGAATTTGTTATAGAGTGCATATATGGTATGTGATGTATGGATTGGTCATAATTGATCATTACTTGAAATGCAGAGCTTTGGTGGAATTGTTTTTGTAGTGTCAATGTATTTTGTAACATCATTTTTAATTAGTGCTGTGTGATATGACAATTAGGCCTAATAATTGTCTGGTCACTCCAGCTGAATAATGATAATGTTGTGAAATGTATGGATTCCTGAAAAGGTGACATTTCAAAAGGCACAGAGCATTATGAACAGTAAAGATGACTGTCTCatgcaacagaatagaatataaatctatttttattttttgtatgGGTTCATTTCTGTGTATTACTTCATATTCTCAAGTCTGATAACAGCAATGTATGCTAATGTTGGCTATTATGGGCACTAGTCATGGGAAACCTGAGTGCATTGCAGTCTTATTTTGTGGTACTTATACTATAGCCAGCCTTTTGAATTACCTTATTGATGTGCAAATGCAA containing:
- the LOC124033637 gene encoding nucleobindin-2-like isoform X1 — translated: MKTKEFSKQMSWRQIFHTSCVVLLVQLLCLEAVPISLDKTKVNQLEDKASEPSPSVDTGLHYDRYLREVIDFLEKDQHFREKLHNTDMEDIKMGKLAKELDFVGHHVRTLLDELKRQEVSRLRTLIKAKQDIEGGNDMAVDHQALLKQFEYLNHMNPHTFEVEDLDRLIKSATNDLENYDKERHEEFKKYEMTKDHERREHLKTLDDGGRKREEEHYKEMKKKHADHPKVNHPGSQNQFKEVWEEADGLDPEDFDPKTFFKLHDSNGDGFFDEQELEALFTKELEKIYDPTNEEDDMVEMEEERLRMSEHVMNEVDTNKDRLVSLEEFLIATKKKEFLEPDSWETLEQNQAYTDEEMREFEEHLTQQEEDLKQKASDLQKQRDELERQQEQLNSQKVELQQAVEHMEQMKTQKVEPPPEVHVEGNAIPEPRGEYHPLPPGHQDMFQNHPGMKQDNHFQNQIPHNTQDLSQPRLQDLPPGHQAVP
- the LOC124033637 gene encoding nucleobindin-2-like isoform X2 — protein: MKTKEFSKQMSWRQIFHTSCVVLLVQLLCLEAVPISLDKTKVNQLEDKASEPSPSVDTGLHYDRYLREVIDFLEKDQHFREKLHNTDMEDIKMGKLAKELDFVGHHVRTLLDELKRQEVSRLRTLIKAKQDIEGGNDMAVDHQALLKQFEYLNHMNPHTFEVEDLDRLIKSATNDLENYDKERHEEFKKYEMTKDHERREHLKTLDDGGRKREEEHYKEMKKKHADHPKVNHPGSQNQFKEVWEEADGLDPEDFDPKTFFKLHDSNGDGFFDEQELEALFTKELEKIYDPTNEEDDMVEMEEERLRMSEHVMNEVDTNKDRLVSLEEFLIATKKKEFLEPDSWETLEQNQAYTDEEMREFEEHLTQQEEDLKQKASDLQKQRDELERQQEQLNSQKVELQQAVEHMEQMKTQKVEPPPEVHEGNAIPEPRGEYHPLPPGHQDMFQNHPGMKQDNHFQNQIPHNTQDLSQPRLQDLPPGHQAVP
- the LOC124033637 gene encoding nucleobindin-2-like isoform X3, whose amino-acid sequence is MSWRQIFHTSCVVLLVQLLCLEAVPISLDKTKVNQLEDKASEPSPSVDTGLHYDRYLREVIDFLEKDQHFREKLHNTDMEDIKMGKLAKELDFVGHHVRTLLDELKRQEVSRLRTLIKAKQDIEGGNDMAVDHQALLKQFEYLNHMNPHTFEVEDLDRLIKSATNDLENYDKERHEEFKKYEMTKDHERREHLKTLDDGGRKREEEHYKEMKKKHADHPKVNHPGSQNQFKEVWEEADGLDPEDFDPKTFFKLHDSNGDGFFDEQELEALFTKELEKIYDPTNEEDDMVEMEEERLRMSEHVMNEVDTNKDRLVSLEEFLIATKKKEFLEPDSWETLEQNQAYTDEEMREFEEHLTQQEEDLKQKASDLQKQRDELERQQEQLNSQKVELQQAVEHMEQMKTQKVEPPPEVHVEGNAIPEPRGEYHPLPPGHQDMFQNHPGMKQDNHFQNQIPHNTQDLSQPRLQDLPPGHQAVP